From the genome of Acidobacteriota bacterium, one region includes:
- a CDS encoding TonB-dependent receptor: protein MTRTTRHWPLAAAVAATSLLLAPAAATAQEAEAAEEEHAHAEEDEHAHEHEFDEEIVVLGSRAHARSVTESQVPIDAIPVEDITRQGAAALDYQLRNLIPSFNVATHPISDAATLVRPSSLRNLAHDHTLILVNGKRRHRSSVVAWFGGVTDGAQGPDISTIPAIALQRVEVLRDGASAQYGSDAIAGVINFLLKDDASGGGIELNSGSYIAGDGAGYSVAGNFGLPMGENGFANLSFEYGEADPTSRSVQRQDAAALIAAGNHDVLQPVQIWGNPEIEDDVKLFANIGHRSDGGLEFYGFANYAEKKMTEGFFFRNPNSRQSIYSLDGGETLLIGDVLRANGMGSANCPTVTVTNNVPDPAALAQVFADPNCFSFQEIAPGGFTPQFGGWITDRSIVAGFRKELDNGFTWDLSASLGSHESDFFFMNTVNASLGPDTPRDFDPGLYEQEDVNLNFDVSYSVSHRLSVAAGAEWRDESFTVGAGGRPSWEVGPYAEQGFIPASNGFPGFPDYTAGTWSRENVAVYGDVELHGEDDQWGLGAALRVEDYDVFGNTTNGKLSFRRELSETAAIRGGVSTGFRAPTPGQQNALNVQTTIDSVTLELVDSATVPSTFIAAELRGGKPLEPEESVHATAGLVIDNGPFTLTADLFNVDIDDRLSLSQVLTLTEDERELLLSQSITSARNLSFFRFFINDFSTRTQGIDLVSTWIPVAFDGDTEVSFTLNYTDTEVTKDSDLLSPADVVSIERGVPRLRWNVAVGQQVGPVGLLGRLSYYGSWIDYYYTRLWADAAPPVQDSAFIFDFEATIPVVADTTVSVGAQNMFDVLASAPAPLVDVLGSRYSPVTPWGLSGGYYYARLNYRWGR, encoded by the coding sequence ATGACCCGGACGACGAGACACTGGCCGCTGGCGGCGGCCGTTGCCGCCACGTCACTACTGCTCGCACCAGCCGCCGCGACGGCCCAGGAGGCGGAAGCCGCCGAAGAGGAACACGCTCACGCGGAGGAAGACGAGCACGCCCACGAGCACGAGTTCGACGAAGAGATCGTCGTCCTCGGCAGCCGCGCGCACGCCCGCTCGGTGACCGAATCGCAGGTCCCCATCGACGCGATCCCGGTCGAGGACATCACGCGCCAGGGCGCCGCCGCGCTCGACTACCAGTTGCGGAACCTGATTCCCTCCTTCAACGTCGCGACCCACCCGATCAGCGACGCGGCGACGCTCGTGCGGCCGTCCAGCCTGCGCAACCTGGCCCACGACCACACGCTGATCCTGGTCAACGGCAAGCGGCGCCACCGGTCGTCCGTCGTCGCCTGGTTCGGCGGCGTGACGGACGGTGCCCAGGGGCCCGACATCTCGACGATCCCGGCGATCGCCCTGCAGCGGGTCGAGGTGCTGCGCGACGGCGCGTCGGCCCAGTACGGCTCGGACGCGATCGCGGGCGTCATCAACTTCCTGCTCAAGGACGACGCCTCGGGCGGCGGCATCGAACTGAACAGCGGCAGCTACATCGCCGGCGACGGCGCGGGCTACAGCGTGGCGGGCAACTTCGGATTGCCGATGGGTGAGAACGGCTTCGCCAACCTGAGCTTCGAGTACGGCGAGGCGGACCCGACCAGCCGCAGCGTGCAGCGCCAGGATGCGGCCGCGCTGATCGCCGCCGGCAACCACGACGTCCTGCAGCCGGTGCAGATCTGGGGCAACCCCGAGATCGAGGACGACGTGAAGCTGTTCGCCAACATCGGCCACCGCTCCGACGGCGGCCTGGAGTTCTACGGCTTCGCCAACTACGCGGAGAAGAAGATGACGGAGGGCTTCTTCTTCCGCAATCCGAACTCGCGGCAGAGCATCTACAGCCTCGACGGCGGCGAGACGCTGCTGATCGGCGACGTCCTCCGCGCCAACGGCATGGGCTCGGCGAACTGCCCGACGGTCACGGTGACGAACAACGTGCCCGACCCGGCCGCTCTCGCCCAGGTCTTCGCCGACCCGAACTGCTTCTCCTTCCAGGAGATCGCCCCGGGCGGCTTCACCCCGCAGTTCGGCGGCTGGATCACCGACCGTTCGATCGTCGCGGGCTTCCGGAAGGAGCTGGACAACGGCTTCACCTGGGACCTGTCCGCCAGCCTCGGCTCGCACGAGTCCGACTTCTTCTTCATGAACACCGTCAACGCGTCGCTCGGCCCGGACACGCCGCGCGACTTCGACCCCGGCCTGTACGAGCAGGAAGACGTCAACCTGAACTTCGACGTCTCCTACTCCGTGTCGCACCGGCTCAGCGTCGCCGCCGGCGCCGAGTGGCGCGACGAGAGCTTCACCGTCGGCGCCGGGGGGAGGCCGTCCTGGGAGGTCGGTCCCTACGCGGAGCAGGGCTTCATTCCCGCTTCGAACGGCTTTCCCGGTTTCCCCGACTACACGGCCGGGACCTGGAGCCGCGAGAACGTGGCCGTCTACGGCGACGTCGAGCTGCACGGCGAGGACGACCAGTGGGGCCTGGGCGCAGCTCTCCGGGTCGAGGACTACGACGTCTTCGGCAACACGACGAACGGCAAGCTCTCGTTTCGCCGGGAACTGAGCGAGACAGCCGCGATCCGCGGCGGCGTCAGCACCGGCTTCCGCGCGCCGACGCCGGGGCAGCAGAACGCGCTCAACGTGCAGACGACGATCGACTCGGTGACCCTGGAACTCGTCGACAGCGCCACGGTGCCCTCCACCTTCATCGCGGCGGAACTGCGCGGAGGCAAGCCGCTCGAGCCCGAGGAGTCGGTCCACGCGACGGCCGGCCTGGTGATCGACAACGGGCCGTTCACACTGACCGCCGACCTGTTCAACGTCGACATCGACGACCGGCTGTCGCTCTCGCAGGTCCTCACGCTCACCGAGGACGAGCGCGAACTGCTGCTCTCGCAGAGCATCACCTCGGCGCGCAACCTGTCCTTCTTCCGCTTCTTCATCAACGACTTCTCGACCCGCACGCAGGGCATCGACCTCGTCTCGACCTGGATTCCGGTCGCCTTCGACGGCGACACCGAGGTCAGCTTCACCCTGAACTACACCGACACCGAGGTCACGAAGGACTCCGACCTGCTGAGCCCCGCCGACGTGGTCTCCATCGAACGCGGCGTGCCGCGCCTGCGCTGGAACGTCGCGGTGGGCCAGCAGGTGGGCCCGGTCGGCCTGCTGGGACGGCTGAGCTACTACGGCTCCTGGATCGACTACTACTACACGCGGCTATGGGCCGACGCGGCGCCGCCGGTCCAGGATTCGGCCTTCATCTTCGACTTCGAGGCCACGATCCCGGTCGTCGCGGACACGACTGTTTCCGTCGGCGCTCAGAACATGTTCGATGTCCTGGCGTCCGCGCCGGCACCGCTGGTCGACGTGCTGGGTTCGCGGTACAGCCCGGTGACCCCGTGGGGCCTCAGCGGCGGGTACTACTACGCCCGGTTGAACTACAGGTGGGGGCGGTAG
- a CDS encoding ABC transporter ATP-binding protein, giving the protein MADLAVAFDGVEVVHGLDLRLDRGESVALVGESGSGKSVTALSVLQLLSYPRASHPTGSILVDGEEVVGADEKDMRPLRAGRISMVFQEPMTSLNPLHTIRKQVEEVLAVHAGLSGPAARERTVELLELVGLQEARERLDSYPHQLSGGQRQRVMIAMAIAGDPDLLIADEPTTALDVTVQAQMLALIKELQERLGMALLLITHDLGIVRFMADRVYVMERGRVVEDGPTAEVFERPRHAYTRKLIDAEPRSVSPIAEDDASALVETKNLTVEFPLRGWPRKKTLVAVDDVCLSVRRGHSLGVVGESGSGKTTLAMAMVRLISSRGGILFDGEAIHELGFRQLKPLRRSMQIVFQDPYGSLSPRLTVEEIVSEGLAIHEPGMSAGERRDRVAEVLTEVGLDPEIGRRYPHEFSGGQRQRIAVARAMILRPRFVVLDEPTSSLDMTVQAQIVELLLDLQQRQGLTYLFISHDLKVVRALCDEIAVMKDGRIVEQGPAGQLFDAPREPYTKALMNAAL; this is encoded by the coding sequence ATCGCCGACCTCGCCGTCGCCTTCGACGGCGTTGAGGTCGTCCACGGGCTCGACCTGCGGCTCGACCGGGGCGAGTCCGTCGCCCTGGTCGGCGAGTCCGGCTCTGGCAAGTCGGTCACGGCGCTGTCGGTCCTTCAACTGCTTTCCTATCCCCGCGCCTCGCATCCGACCGGCTCGATCCTCGTGGACGGCGAAGAAGTCGTCGGTGCCGACGAGAAGGACATGCGTCCACTCCGCGCCGGCCGGATCTCCATGGTCTTCCAGGAGCCGATGACCTCGCTGAATCCGCTCCACACGATCAGGAAGCAGGTCGAGGAGGTGCTGGCGGTGCATGCGGGTCTGAGCGGACCCGCCGCTAGGGAACGCACCGTGGAACTGCTCGAACTCGTGGGCCTGCAGGAAGCACGCGAGCGGCTGGACTCCTACCCGCACCAGCTCTCCGGCGGCCAGCGGCAGCGGGTGATGATCGCGATGGCGATCGCGGGCGACCCGGACCTGCTCATCGCCGACGAGCCGACGACGGCGCTCGACGTCACCGTCCAGGCCCAGATGCTGGCCCTGATCAAGGAGCTGCAGGAGCGGCTCGGGATGGCGCTGCTGCTGATCACCCACGACCTCGGGATCGTCCGCTTCATGGCGGATCGGGTGTACGTGATGGAGCGGGGCCGCGTCGTAGAGGACGGCCCGACGGCCGAGGTCTTCGAGCGACCGCGGCATGCCTACACGCGCAAGCTGATCGACGCCGAGCCGCGAAGCGTCTCCCCGATCGCCGAGGACGACGCGTCGGCCCTGGTCGAAACGAAGAACCTGACCGTGGAGTTCCCGCTGCGGGGCTGGCCGCGGAAGAAGACCCTGGTGGCCGTCGACGACGTGTGCCTCAGCGTGCGGCGGGGACACAGCCTCGGCGTCGTCGGCGAATCAGGCAGCGGCAAGACGACCCTGGCGATGGCGATGGTGCGCCTGATCTCGAGCCGCGGCGGGATCCTCTTCGACGGCGAAGCGATCCACGAGCTGGGCTTCAGGCAGCTCAAGCCGCTCCGCCGGTCGATGCAGATCGTCTTCCAGGACCCGTACGGCAGCCTGTCGCCCCGCCTGACCGTCGAGGAGATCGTCTCCGAGGGGCTGGCGATCCACGAACCGGGCATGAGCGCGGGCGAGCGCCGCGACCGGGTCGCCGAAGTCCTGACCGAAGTCGGCCTCGATCCGGAGATCGGGCGCCGCTACCCGCACGAGTTCTCCGGCGGCCAGCGCCAGCGGATCGCCGTCGCCCGCGCGATGATCCTCCGACCGCGCTTCGTCGTGCTGGACGAGCCGACGTCTTCGCTCGACATGACGGTCCAGGCGCAGATCGTGGAGCTGTTGCTCGACCTCCAGCAACGCCAGGGGCTCACCTACCTCTTCATCAGCCACGACCTGAAGGTCGTGCGCGCCCTGTGCGACGAGATCGCCGTCATGAAGGACGGCCGCATCGTCGAGCAGGGGCCGGCCGGCCAGCTCTTCGACGCGCCGCGCGAGCCGTACACTAAGGCGCTGATGAACGCCGCTCTGTAA
- a CDS encoding ABC transporter permease: MSSLAQRRWAAFKANRRGYWSLRIFLVIFGATLFAEVLADDKPLVVRHEGRFYFPIVATYAETEFGGVFETEADYREEFVKDLVRDGGGWMIWPPIPYAHDTIDYELPGPAPYPPSARHWLGTDDVGKDVLAGLIYGIRLSFLFGLVLTALSSIIGVLAGAVQGYLGGKVDLFGQRLIEIWAGLPILFVLIILSSIVESNVFWLLGILVAFSWMALVGVVRAEVLRARNFQYVTAARALGAGDRRIVRRHVLPNAMVATFTFLPFILTGSITLLTSLDFLGFGLPADAPSLGRLLAQGRANLHAPWLGVMSFFTLATLLTLVIFIGEALRDAFDPRRTGMQS; encoded by the coding sequence GTGAGCAGCTTGGCGCAGAGGAGATGGGCCGCTTTCAAGGCGAACCGGCGCGGCTACTGGTCGCTCCGGATCTTCCTCGTCATCTTCGGCGCCACGCTGTTCGCCGAGGTGCTCGCCGACGACAAGCCCCTGGTCGTTCGTCACGAGGGCCGGTTCTACTTTCCGATCGTCGCGACGTATGCCGAGACCGAGTTCGGCGGCGTGTTCGAGACGGAGGCCGACTACCGCGAGGAGTTCGTCAAGGACCTCGTGCGGGACGGCGGCGGCTGGATGATCTGGCCGCCGATTCCCTACGCGCACGACACGATCGACTACGAGCTGCCCGGCCCGGCCCCCTATCCGCCGTCCGCCCGGCACTGGCTGGGCACGGACGACGTCGGCAAGGACGTGCTCGCGGGCCTCATCTACGGCATCCGGCTGTCCTTCCTGTTCGGGCTCGTGCTCACGGCCCTGAGCTCGATCATCGGCGTGCTGGCGGGCGCCGTCCAGGGCTACCTGGGAGGCAAGGTGGATCTGTTCGGCCAGCGCCTGATCGAGATCTGGGCCGGTCTCCCGATCCTCTTCGTCCTGATCATTCTCTCCAGCATCGTCGAGTCGAACGTGTTCTGGCTTCTCGGCATCCTGGTCGCGTTCAGTTGGATGGCGCTCGTGGGCGTGGTGCGGGCCGAGGTTCTGCGGGCGCGGAACTTCCAGTACGTGACGGCCGCGCGGGCCCTGGGAGCGGGGGATCGGCGGATCGTCCGCCGGCATGTCCTGCCCAACGCGATGGTCGCGACCTTCACCTTCCTGCCGTTCATCCTCACCGGGTCGATCACGCTCCTGACGTCGCTCGACTTCCTCGGCTTCGGCCTGCCCGCCGACGCGCCTTCGCTCGGCCGGCTGCTCGCCCAGGGACGCGCCAACCTGCACGCCCCGTGGCTGGGCGTCATGTCCTTCTTCACCCTGGCCACGCTCTTGACGCTGGTCATCTTCATCGGCGAAGCGCTGCGCGACGCCTTCGACCCGCGCCGGACCGGGATGCAGTCGTGA
- the yejB gene encoding microcin C ABC transporter permease YejB, with translation MLLYVLRRILLMVPTLVGVLLINFVIIQAAPGGPVDQAIARLQGTGLDAGVGLLGGGAGATLETELTATGGIDPALIEELERQFGFDRPAHVRFGIMLRDYLRFDLGESFYQDVPVIDLVLDRLPVSMSLGLWTLLIVYSVSIPLGIRKATADGSPFDIWTSVVILVGYAIPAFILAVLLIVLFARGGMIEYFPLRGLVSEDFGDLGLWAQVKDYFWHLVLPISALVAGSFATLTMLTKNSFLDEIHKQYVLTAKAKGLRTRRVLYGHVFRNAMLIVIAGFPRALVGALFTGVLLAEIIFSLDGLGLLGFEAIVTRDYPIIFGTLYISTLLALVLQLLTDVTYTLTDPRIDFERRDV, from the coding sequence ATGCTCCTCTACGTCCTGCGCCGCATCCTCCTCATGGTGCCGACGCTGGTCGGCGTGCTGCTGATCAACTTCGTCATCATCCAGGCGGCGCCCGGGGGACCGGTGGACCAGGCGATCGCCCGGCTCCAGGGCACCGGCCTCGACGCGGGGGTCGGGCTCCTCGGCGGCGGGGCGGGCGCGACCCTGGAGACCGAGCTCACCGCCACCGGCGGCATCGACCCGGCGCTGATCGAGGAGCTCGAGCGCCAGTTCGGCTTCGACAGGCCGGCGCACGTGCGTTTCGGCATCATGCTGCGCGACTACCTGCGCTTCGACCTGGGCGAGAGCTTCTACCAGGATGTGCCGGTCATCGACCTCGTCCTGGACCGGCTTCCCGTGTCGATGTCGCTGGGCCTCTGGACCCTGCTTATCGTCTACTCGGTGTCGATTCCTCTCGGCATCCGCAAGGCGACCGCCGACGGTTCCCCGTTCGACATCTGGACGAGCGTCGTGATCCTGGTCGGCTACGCGATCCCCGCCTTCATCCTCGCCGTGCTGCTGATCGTCCTGTTCGCGCGCGGCGGGATGATCGAGTACTTCCCGCTGCGCGGCCTGGTGTCCGAGGACTTCGGTGATCTGGGTCTCTGGGCCCAGGTGAAGGACTACTTCTGGCACCTGGTGCTGCCGATCTCGGCCCTGGTCGCCGGGAGCTTCGCGACCCTCACGATGCTGACCAAGAACTCGTTCCTGGACGAGATCCACAAGCAGTACGTGCTGACGGCCAAGGCGAAGGGTCTGCGGACGCGCCGAGTGCTCTACGGCCACGTGTTCCGCAACGCGATGCTGATCGTCATCGCCGGGTTCCCGAGGGCCCTGGTCGGGGCGCTGTTCACCGGCGTGCTCCTCGCCGAGATCATCTTCTCGCTCGACGGACTGGGCCTCCTCGGCTTCGAGGCGATCGTCACCCGGGACTACCCGATCATCTTCGGGACGCTCTACATCTCGACCCTGCTGGCGCTCGTGCTGCAACTCCTGACGGACGTGACGTACACGTTGACGGATCCGCGGATCGACTTCGAGAGGCGGGACGTGTGA
- a CDS encoding extracellular solute-binding protein, with protein MALLGALGFLGTAVLLAQEGPTHAIAYFGEPKYAADVPHFDYVNPDAPKGGEVRLFLPGTFNNLHPYSDKGRPELFNWWRRSTITLDRLMMQSEDELSSLYCLLCATVEIAEDYSWVAFTLRPEARWHDGMPVTVDDVVWTFETLKTDGTVSFKATWRHVEGIEALGERSFRFLFAADRRNRRSVMEAAAFFPMPKHYWQDRDFTATTMEPPLGNGAYRIGEVDTGRRIVFERVPDYWAKDLNFKRGYHNFDRFGVLYFRDIKAGIQALKARVVDYYRDQDEREFATAYDFAEVDTGLFNKETYRMAETYGMHWSVVFNSRLPLFADIRVREALTLAYNFDWGNRTLQYGALRRNSTFFLGSGMASCGLPSPEELALLEPLREHVPERVFTQEFVLPETDGYGRNREALLRAGELLDEAGWVVRDFRRVNEATGERLRFEIMVQLREHERMLVPYVENLKRLGIQATVRRVEANIHTNRARRYEFDMTMQKIYTHRVPRPTLMRNLMRSDGAELPNLLNYAGIDSPAVDALVERVIGAETEEEMNIAGRALDRVLLWSFYVIPEGAPKGRHLLYWDRFGHPPLGREHMNWTGFPHLWWFDAEKSARVDAALGETR; from the coding sequence ATGGCGCTTCTCGGGGCCCTTGGGTTCCTGGGCACCGCCGTGCTTCTGGCCCAGGAAGGCCCGACTCACGCGATCGCCTACTTCGGCGAACCGAAGTACGCCGCGGACGTTCCCCACTTCGATTACGTCAACCCGGATGCGCCCAAGGGCGGCGAAGTGCGGCTCTTTCTCCCGGGCACGTTCAACAACCTGCACCCGTACTCGGACAAGGGCCGCCCCGAGCTCTTCAACTGGTGGCGGCGCTCGACGATCACCCTCGATCGGCTGATGATGCAGTCCGAGGACGAGCTCTCGAGCCTCTACTGCCTGCTGTGCGCGACGGTCGAGATCGCGGAGGACTACAGTTGGGTGGCCTTCACACTCCGGCCCGAGGCGCGATGGCACGACGGCATGCCGGTCACGGTGGACGATGTCGTGTGGACCTTCGAGACGCTCAAGACCGACGGTACGGTCAGCTTCAAGGCCACCTGGCGTCACGTGGAGGGCATCGAGGCGTTGGGGGAGCGCTCGTTTCGCTTCCTCTTCGCCGCCGACAGGAGGAACCGCAGATCGGTGATGGAGGCCGCCGCCTTCTTCCCGATGCCGAAGCACTACTGGCAGGACCGGGACTTCACGGCGACCACCATGGAGCCGCCGCTCGGCAACGGCGCCTACCGCATCGGCGAGGTCGACACCGGCCGGCGGATCGTCTTCGAGCGCGTCCCCGACTACTGGGCGAAGGACCTGAACTTCAAGCGCGGGTACCACAACTTCGATCGCTTCGGCGTCCTCTACTTCCGTGACATCAAGGCGGGCATCCAGGCGCTCAAGGCCCGCGTTGTCGATTACTACCGCGACCAGGACGAGCGCGAGTTCGCCACGGCCTACGACTTTGCTGAGGTCGACACGGGGCTCTTCAACAAGGAGACCTACCGGATGGCGGAGACCTACGGGATGCACTGGTCGGTCGTCTTCAACTCCCGCCTGCCGCTGTTCGCGGACATCCGCGTCCGCGAGGCGCTGACCCTCGCCTACAACTTCGACTGGGGCAACCGGACCCTTCAGTACGGCGCCCTGCGGCGAAACAGCACGTTCTTCCTGGGTTCGGGGATGGCGTCGTGCGGTCTGCCGTCGCCCGAAGAGCTGGCGCTGCTCGAACCGCTGCGCGAGCACGTCCCCGAGCGCGTGTTCACGCAGGAGTTCGTCCTTCCCGAGACCGACGGCTACGGCCGCAACCGGGAGGCGCTCCTGCGTGCCGGGGAGTTGCTGGACGAGGCCGGCTGGGTCGTGCGCGACTTCCGGCGCGTCAACGAGGCGACGGGAGAGCGGCTCCGGTTCGAGATCATGGTCCAGTTGAGGGAGCACGAGCGCATGCTCGTGCCGTACGTGGAGAACCTGAAACGGCTAGGCATCCAGGCGACCGTCCGCCGCGTCGAGGCGAACATCCACACGAATCGTGCGCGGCGCTACGAGTTCGACATGACGATGCAGAAGATCTACACGCACCGAGTCCCGCGGCCGACGCTCATGCGCAACCTCATGCGGTCGGACGGCGCCGAGCTACCGAACCTGCTCAACTACGCGGGGATCGACAGTCCGGCCGTGGACGCCCTGGTGGAGAGGGTGATCGGGGCCGAGACCGAGGAGGAGATGAACATCGCGGGGCGGGCGCTCGACCGGGTGCTCCTGTGGAGCTTCTACGTCATCCCGGAGGGCGCTCCCAAGGGTCGCCACCTCCTCTACTGGGATCGCTTCGGCCATCCGCCGCTCGGGCGCGAGCACATGAACTGGACCGGCTTCCCGCACCTCTGGTGGTTCGACGCGGAGAAGAGCGCCCGGGTCGACGCCGCCCTGGGCGAGACCCGCTAG
- a CDS encoding serine hydrolase, whose amino-acid sequence MTLTETEQLFQQRLDELRAELGFIGATAAFVLPDGSEGVAATGYADPENNLPMDPAHRMPGGSIGKTIAATTALSMVNEGLLGLDDLASRWLGDEPWWTRLPNHETMTLRHLLSHSSGLTDHVYDEAWRREARSRRGPAGDPDAWFEPRDLVQYVLDKEPLFPAGEGYAYTDTGYIVAGLIMEAASGGAYHDEARRRVLDRHDLPRTVEQIGRTFPDLAPGHVGEDNPFSLPARTAEGDVMAFSPQTEWTGGGYVSNSRDLARWAKILYEERALEGPYLEEMLNSGYRGEDAGSTYGLGVYRADSPHGELIGHGGWFPGWRSTMYYHPASGIAVAVQFNQNELDFRNEVRDALLALLLERR is encoded by the coding sequence ATGACGTTGACCGAAACCGAGCAGCTCTTCCAGCAGCGCCTCGACGAACTCCGCGCGGAACTCGGCTTCATCGGCGCCACCGCCGCCTTCGTCCTCCCGGACGGCAGCGAAGGCGTCGCCGCGACTGGCTACGCTGACCCGGAGAACAACCTGCCGATGGATCCTGCGCACCGCATGCCGGGAGGCAGCATCGGCAAGACGATCGCCGCCACCACGGCGCTCAGCATGGTGAACGAGGGCCTGCTCGGCCTCGACGATCTGGCCTCGCGCTGGCTCGGCGACGAACCGTGGTGGACCCGCCTGCCCAACCACGAGACGATGACCCTCCGCCACCTGCTCAGCCACTCGAGCGGGCTCACCGACCACGTCTACGACGAGGCCTGGCGCCGCGAGGCGCGGTCCCGGCGCGGCCCGGCCGGCGACCCCGACGCCTGGTTCGAGCCGCGGGATCTGGTCCAGTACGTCCTCGACAAGGAACCCCTGTTCCCGGCCGGCGAGGGCTACGCCTACACCGACACCGGCTACATCGTCGCGGGCCTCATCATGGAGGCGGCCTCCGGCGGCGCGTATCACGACGAGGCCAGGCGCCGCGTGCTCGACCGTCACGATCTCCCTCGCACGGTGGAGCAGATCGGCCGCACGTTCCCCGACCTTGCCCCCGGCCACGTCGGCGAGGACAACCCCTTCTCGCTTCCGGCCAGGACCGCCGAGGGCGACGTGATGGCCTTCAGCCCTCAAACGGAGTGGACCGGCGGCGGCTACGTGTCCAACTCACGCGACCTGGCCCGCTGGGCGAAGATCCTCTATGAAGAACGCGCCCTCGAGGGACCGTACCTGGAGGAGATGCTGAACTCCGGCTACCGCGGCGAAGACGCGGGCTCAACCTACGGCCTCGGCGTCTACCGGGCTGACAGTCCGCACGGCGAACTCATCGGCCACGGCGGCTGGTTTCCCGGCTGGCGCTCCACGATGTACTACCACCCGGCCTCCGGTATCGCGGTCGCGGTCCAGTTCAATCAGAACGAACTCGACTTCCGCAACGAAGTCCGCGACGCCCTGCTCGCCCTCCTCCTCGAACGGCGTTGA
- a CDS encoding serine hydrolase, translating to MNRVLPGWDAGLLLACLLAVPLQAQPPGAATDAPAELIARIEAPREAESSDDAGKSLAELMEKHGISALSVAVVEDYRLHWARAWGVADESTGALAETDTLFQAASISKPVSAMAVLRAVQDGLFGLDDDINSILRSWRLEEDAELLAETPVTPRMLLSMTAGTTVSGFPGYKPGVELPTVPEVLGRKGEDTPANTDPVVVGWQPGTRYQYSGGGSTILQLALSDVRAKPFEQILQETVLDPLGMTRSCFCQPLPEALHGHAARAGGSTTGSAANDRKPRAPWHVYPELYAAGLWTTPSDLAKFLIEVQLSLEGRSNRILTPEFTRRMVTPGGVGHYALGFTTGSETPHRPAPPGEADRFFGHTGGNWGFRGNFVGSLEGGNGYVILASGSVANPVIFIELPTRIRAAYGWD from the coding sequence GTGAATCGCGTTCTACCCGGTTGGGACGCCGGCCTCCTGCTGGCTTGCCTTCTCGCCGTACCCCTCCAGGCGCAGCCGCCCGGCGCGGCGACGGACGCCCCGGCGGAGCTGATCGCGAGGATCGAGGCGCCGCGCGAGGCTGAGTCGAGCGACGACGCCGGCAAGAGCCTCGCCGAGCTGATGGAGAAGCACGGCATCTCCGCGCTCAGCGTCGCCGTCGTCGAGGACTACCGGCTGCACTGGGCCAGGGCCTGGGGCGTCGCGGACGAATCGACCGGCGCGCTCGCCGAAACGGACACGCTCTTCCAGGCCGCCTCGATCAGCAAGCCGGTGTCGGCGATGGCGGTGCTCCGGGCGGTGCAGGACGGACTCTTCGGCCTGGACGACGACATCAACTCGATCCTCCGTTCCTGGCGACTGGAGGAGGATGCCGAGCTGCTAGCCGAGACCCCGGTGACGCCGCGGATGCTGCTGAGCATGACGGCCGGCACCACAGTTTCGGGATTCCCCGGCTACAAGCCCGGCGTCGAACTGCCGACCGTTCCCGAGGTCCTCGGGCGCAAGGGCGAGGACACGCCAGCGAACACCGACCCGGTCGTCGTCGGCTGGCAGCCCGGAACCCGCTACCAGTACTCGGGAGGCGGTTCCACGATCCTGCAGCTCGCCCTGAGCGACGTTCGGGCCAAGCCGTTTGAGCAGATCCTCCAGGAGACCGTCCTCGACCCGCTTGGCATGACCCGTAGTTGCTTCTGCCAGCCCCTGCCGGAGGCACTCCACGGCCACGCGGCGCGGGCCGGTGGGTCGACGACCGGCAGTGCCGCGAACGACCGCAAGCCCCGCGCGCCCTGGCACGTCTACCCGGAGCTCTACGCCGCCGGGCTCTGGACGACGCCGTCGGACCTGGCGAAGTTCCTGATCGAGGTGCAGCTTTCCCTGGAGGGGCGCTCGAACCGCATCCTCACCCCCGAGTTCACCCGCAGGATGGTGACACCCGGAGGCGTGGGCCACTACGCTCTCGGCTTCACCACCGGCTCGGAGACTCCGCATCGTCCCGCGCCGCCCGGAGAAGCGGACCGCTTCTTCGGACACACCGGCGGCAACTGGGGCTTCCGCGGCAACTTCGTCGGTTCGCTCGAAGGAGGTAACGGCTATGTCATCCTGGCCAGCGGCAGTGTTGCCAACCCGGTCATCTTCATCGAGCTGCCGACCAGAATCCGCGCCGCCTACGGCTGGGACTAG